One window from the genome of Candidatus Sysuiplasma acidicola encodes:
- a CDS encoding DUF131 domain-containing protein — translation MAVLFIFLSFVFFFILSSYRYVIPPANDRYDTFGSGFSPHPGDVQHPEDKSHGGKKFGGVVFIGPIPIIFGSDRKITGYMIILAVIMAVLILVSLLIRFP, via the coding sequence ATGGCCGTTCTGTTCATATTCCTCTCCTTTGTCTTCTTTTTCATTCTGTCTTCGTACCGCTACGTCATTCCCCCCGCCAACGACCGTTATGATACCTTTGGCAGCGGTTTTTCCCCCCATCCCGGTGATGTGCAGCATCCGGAGGATAAATCGCACGGCGGGAAAAAATTCGGAGGCGTGGTATTCATCGGTCCCATTCCCATAATATTCGGGAGCGACAGGAAAATCACCGGCTATATGATCATTCTAGCTGTAATCATGGCAGTGCTGATACTGGTTTCGCTGTTAATCAGATTCCCGTGA